TCTCTGATGAAAGGAAGCGAGATGCCGACGCCCGATGAGCTCGAAGCAAAATTCTGGAAAGCCCTGAAATCGGATATGACAATGATGATCGGGCTTGACGGCTCGAACATCATCCCGCGCCCCATGACGGCGCAACTGGAAGCCGAGGCCAGGGGCCCGATCTGGTTCTTCACCGCCAGGGAAACCGAGCTTGTGCTTGGACTTTCCTCCGGCAGCCAGGCAACGGCGACGTTTGTATCCAAGGGTCATGACCTTTTTGCAACGGTGCAAGGCCGGTTGCAGATCGATAACGACCGGGTCGTGATCGACCGGCTGTGGAACCGCTACGTGGAAGCGTGGTTCGAAGGCGGCAGGGACGATCCGAAGCTGACGCTGCTTCGCTTCGAGGCTGAACAGGCCGAGATTTGGCTCGACGCCTCCAGCGTCGTCTCCGGTATCAAGATGCTGCTCGGCTACGATCCGAAGGAGGAGTACAAGGACAACGTCGCCAAGGTCGATCTCTAGGCTGCCTGGACAGCATCATCGGCCGGATCGAACCGCGCTCTGTTTTTGTGTTGCCTTCCGGGCGTGCGCCCCCTATACGCCGCGGGACGTCGGAGTGTAGCGCAGCCTGGTAGCGCACCTGATTTGGGATCAGGGGGTCGCGTGTTCGAATCACGCCACTCCGACCATCGCTTTCCCCCAAAAAATTGCCGTGCCGGTCTAGCGGCCCAGGGCCTGACCAGAAGGGCTCTTGGCCTCACTCTCCTGGAACCATGTCAGCCTTCGCAAGTTTCGGTTGCCATGACCGGCAATGCGAAAACTCCGACCATCGCGCGCATCTGGCGCGGCAGAACCTTGCCCGACAAAGCCGACGCATATGAGGCCTACAACTACGAGGTCGGCATCAAGCCGCTGATCGAGAAGGCGCTCGGTGTCCAGACCTTCCGCGAGGACACGCCGACCTATTCGGAGTTCATGACAATCTCCTATTGGGAGAATAACGAGGCAATGGCGCGCTTCACCGGCGGCGATCCCACCAAGATCCACCATCTAGACCGTGACGAGGAATTTCTCATCGAGTTGCCCAACAGCGTTCAGGTGCTACGCCTGCTCGCCAGACACGGCAGCACGGGCTGAGTGCCGATCCCCAACAGTCCCGTCCGGGTTGAAATCAAACCTGTGGTGTGAACACGGAGACGGGTAAACCCGCCGGGCGAGTCCCCAACAACCTCAAGCCCGGCGAGCCTACAACCCGATCTGGAACGCGACCGGGGCCGGGATCAACCGGCACTGTCGGTGTTGCAAGACTGATGCCGGAAAGACTGTTCCGGAATGGGACGGCTACGCCGCACGCTCCCACAGATGCCGCACAAGCCGGGACGCGGCTCGAACAATCCCCCTCGCTCCCAACTTTGTCACCGGTCTAGACTTCGGACAAAGGGGGATTGTCGATGCCCGTGCTCGAGGCGCTGCTGTCGCTGATCGGTCCGGCCTACCTGGCCTATTACGGCTTCGCGGTTCCGGTCATGGTCGCCTGGGCAATCCTGTGCGCCGCTCTGTGGGTCTGGAACAACCGGCCGAGCAAGCGGCAGAGCGGCGTCGCCCGGTCGCGGTCCGCCGGCCTGATGGTCTTCGTCCTTGTCGCCGCCTGTTACATCGCGGCGCATACGGGCGTGTATCTTTTGGCTCGGCATCTGGCCGGGCTATGGGCGTAATTTTTCCCTTCTCCCCTTGTGGGAGAAGGTGGATCGGTGCGCAGCGCCGAGACGGATGAGGGGTATTCCAGCGGAGTGAGACGTCGGCTTTCCCTGGAGCACCCCTCATCCGGCCGCTTAGCGGCCACCTTCTCCCGCAAGGGGAGAAGGGAAAGGCCTAGATATCGAACTCGCCCTGCCCCTCGTCCATAGCGCTGACCGTCTCCGCCGCGAGCGCCCGGGTGATCGGCGTCTTGCGCTCAAGCGCGGCGCGGTCGAGGCGCTCGACGACACGCATGGCGGTGCCGAGCGAACGCTCGATGCGGCGCACCAGATATTGCACCACATGCGGCTCGACCTCGACCTGGCGGTCGGCGAACAGCTTTGTGATGACGCCGGCAAGCAGCAGATCGTCGGGCTCGTGGATCTCGATCGTCGCCGCCGCTTTCAGCCGCGAGACGAGGTCGGGGAGCGTGACGCGCCAGGCCGAGGGGAAACGCCGCGCCGTAAGCAGCAGCGTCGAGCCCGCGCCGCGCACTTCGTTGATCAGGTGAAACAGGCCCTGCTCATCGATCGCCGTCTTGTCGACGTCGTCGATGAGCGCCGGCCTCATGCCCAGGCCGGCGATGTGCTCGCCGATCCGGCCCGGCTCGATGGCGACGGCATGCGCCCGCTCCTGCCATATCCGGGCGAGATGCGTCTTGCCCGAGCCGGGCGGCCCGGCCAGCACGACCACCGGCGACGGCCAGTCCGGCCAGCGGTCGATCAGCGATGCGGCTTGCGCGTTGGTGCCCGACACGACGAGCTCGTCGCGCGAATAGCCGGTGCCGTGGCCGAGATCGAGCGGCAGCTGACGCGGCGTATCTGCTGGCTGAGCAGCCATGTCAGCCCCGCTTCGAACGGTGGCCGCCGCCGCGATCGGCCGGCAATGGCGGCACGGGCCCTGTGGCGTGACCCTTGTAGAGCGGCGATTCGAGATAGCGGGCGATGGCGAAGCGCACCAGCACGGCAATCGCCGCCGAGGCCGGCACGGCAATCAACAGGCCGACGAAGCCGAACAGCGCGCCGAAGGCAAACAGCGCGAACATCAGCCACACCGGATGCAGGCCGACGCTCTTTCCGACCAGTCGGGGCTGCAGGATGTTGCCCTCGATGAACTGGCCGACGAAGAACACGCAGGCAACCAGCACCACCATGGTCCAGTCCGGCCAGAACTGGACGAAGGCGACGCCGATGGCCAGCACCAGCCCGGTCAGCGAGCCGACATAGGGGATGAAGGAGATCACCCCGGCGAAGAAGCCGATGAGGATGGCGAAGTTCAATCCGGTCAGCGTCAGCCCGGTGGCATACATGGCGCCGAGCACAAGGCATAGCGTGCCCTGCCCGCGCACGAAGCCGGCCGTGGCGGTGTTGATGTCGCGGGCAAGCGCGCGCACCGTCTCGACATGGTCGCGCGGCACCCAGCCGTCGACCTCGGCCACCATGCGGTCCCAGTCGAGCAGCATGTAGAAGGCCACGACCGGGGTGACGACGAACAGGCTGACCACCGAGACCAGCGCCACGCCGGAGCTCCAGATCGAGGTGAAGACGGTGGTGAGCAGGCTGAAACCGGAGGTCAACAGCGAGTTCAGCCCGTCGCGCAGGCCGGCGGCGTTGACGCCAAAACGCTGCTCCAGCCATTTCGGGTCGAAGCTGGTGAGCAGCGACTGCAGGCGCGTGAGATATTCCGGCAGCTTGCGGGCGAAATCGGCCATCTGGGTGGCCAGCACCGGCACCAGGATGACGAAGGCCAGCACCACGACGACGATGAAGGCGATCAGGATGACCACCGTCGCCATAAGGCGCGAGAGGCCGAGCCGCTGCAGCCAGTCGGCAACCGGATCGAGGAAATAGGCGAGCACCATGCCGGCGACGAAAGGCAGGAGGATGCCCGAGAAGACATAGAGGAACAGCGCCAGCAGAACCGCCGTCGCGAGCCAGAATAAGACCTGGCGACGAAGCGCGCCGGAGCTATCGTCCGCGGCGATCACGGCGCCATCGTGGTCAGGCGTCCGTGCCGGAGCCGCCCGATCTGCCGATGCCCGACTTGGTGTTGCCCGACTTAGTGACGTCGTTCTGGGAGTTGCTCGTTCGGGAGCCTTCGCCATAGCCGCTCATATGCCTTAGCCAAGCCACGAGATAGGCCGCGGCCGAAGCCACGGTCAAGACCCCGGTCAGCAATATGAGCGCGGTCCGCAGTGGGCCGAGTTGCAC
This region of Mesorhizobium sp. M2A.F.Ca.ET.046.03.2.1 genomic DNA includes:
- a CDS encoding pyridoxamine 5'-phosphate oxidase family protein yields the protein MPTPDELEAKFWKALKSDMTMMIGLDGSNIIPRPMTAQLEAEARGPIWFFTARETELVLGLSSGSQATATFVSKGHDLFATVQGRLQIDNDRVVIDRLWNRYVEAWFEGGRDDPKLTLLRFEAEQAEIWLDASSVVSGIKMLLGYDPKEEYKDNVAKVDL
- the hdaA gene encoding DnaA regulatory inactivator HdaA, yielding MAAQPADTPRQLPLDLGHGTGYSRDELVVSGTNAQAASLIDRWPDWPSPVVVLAGPPGSGKTHLARIWQERAHAVAIEPGRIGEHIAGLGMRPALIDDVDKTAIDEQGLFHLINEVRGAGSTLLLTARRFPSAWRVTLPDLVSRLKAAATIEIHEPDDLLLAGVITKLFADRQVEVEPHVVQYLVRRIERSLGTAMRVVERLDRAALERKTPITRALAAETVSAMDEGQGEFDI
- a CDS encoding AI-2E family transporter, which encodes MIAADDSSGALRRQVLFWLATAVLLALFLYVFSGILLPFVAGMVLAYFLDPVADWLQRLGLSRLMATVVILIAFIVVVVLAFVILVPVLATQMADFARKLPEYLTRLQSLLTSFDPKWLEQRFGVNAAGLRDGLNSLLTSGFSLLTTVFTSIWSSGVALVSVVSLFVVTPVVAFYMLLDWDRMVAEVDGWVPRDHVETVRALARDINTATAGFVRGQGTLCLVLGAMYATGLTLTGLNFAILIGFFAGVISFIPYVGSLTGLVLAIGVAFVQFWPDWTMVVLVACVFFVGQFIEGNILQPRLVGKSVGLHPVWLMFALFAFGALFGFVGLLIAVPASAAIAVLVRFAIARYLESPLYKGHATGPVPPLPADRGGGHRSKRG